The Terriglobia bacterium genome includes a region encoding these proteins:
- a CDS encoding ABC transporter permease encodes MTADTMRMAYSAMRHNRRRTLLTMLGMAWGIATVVLLLAYGDGFGRAIYAIFNNFGAKAVGVFPGRTSMQAGGNKAGVQIRFTDDDLERLRNVVPLVRHMARSNGKTVPVQREERAFNFDVEGIDPPAQNIWNLSAESGRLLTDEDNFSHARVAVLAWEAKQKLFSGAPAVGQKVRLGGVTFEVVGVLNARMQEGDDDINRTVYIPYNTMGLIKDTYYIGGIWLDYESLDHDKVTKTIRETMGVAHSFNPEDHRAIFVFDAQKQLAQFEIITLGIKILMGFIGTLTLGIGGVGLMNIMLVSVTQRTREIGVEKALGARKRDILFQFLAEALVITAVGGICGIIMSYAVSLGTGRITLYSALASHAEAGDITLLIRPRVLAIATGILALVGLASGMFPAIRAANLDPIEALRYE; translated from the coding sequence ATGACCGCCGACACCATGAGGATGGCCTACAGTGCCATGCGCCACAACCGGCGGCGCACGCTGCTCACCATGCTCGGCATGGCTTGGGGCATCGCCACGGTGGTCCTGCTGCTCGCCTATGGCGACGGCTTCGGGCGCGCCATTTATGCCATCTTCAACAATTTTGGGGCCAAGGCTGTCGGCGTGTTTCCGGGGCGCACCTCCATGCAGGCGGGCGGCAACAAGGCCGGCGTGCAGATCCGCTTCACCGACGATGACCTGGAGCGGCTGCGCAATGTCGTTCCCCTGGTGCGCCACATGGCCCGCTCCAACGGCAAGACGGTTCCCGTGCAGCGCGAGGAGCGCGCCTTCAATTTTGACGTGGAGGGCATTGATCCGCCGGCGCAGAACATCTGGAACCTGAGCGCCGAGTCCGGCCGCCTGCTCACCGACGAGGACAACTTTTCTCACGCCCGGGTCGCGGTCCTCGCCTGGGAAGCCAAGCAGAAGCTGTTCTCGGGAGCGCCCGCGGTCGGGCAGAAGGTGCGCCTGGGCGGAGTCACCTTTGAAGTGGTGGGCGTGCTCAACGCGCGCATGCAGGAAGGCGATGACGACATCAACCGCACCGTCTACATCCCCTACAACACCATGGGCCTGATCAAGGATACTTATTACATTGGCGGCATCTGGCTCGACTACGAGTCCCTCGACCACGACAAGGTCACCAAGACCATCCGCGAGACCATGGGCGTGGCACACAGCTTCAACCCCGAAGACCACCGCGCTATCTTCGTCTTCGACGCGCAGAAGCAACTCGCGCAATTTGAAATCATTACCCTCGGCATCAAGATCCTGATGGGCTTCATCGGCACGCTTACCCTCGGCATCGGCGGCGTCGGCCTGATGAATATCATGCTCGTCTCGGTGACGCAGCGCACGCGCGAGATCGGCGTCGAGAAAGCCCTGGGCGCCCGCAAACGCGACATCCTGTTCCAGTTCCTCGCCGAAGCTCTGGTCATCACCGCCGTCGGCGGCATTTGCGGCATCATCATGTCCTACGCCGTGTCGCTCGGCACCGGCCGCATCACTCTCTACAGCGCCCTCGCCTCCCATGCCGAAGCCGGCGATATCACCCTGCTCATCCGGCCGCGCGTGCTCGCCATCGCCACCGGGATCCTTGCCCTCGTCGGCCTCGCCAGCGGCATGTTCCCCGCCATCCGCGCCGCCAACCTCGACCCCATCGAAGCCCTGCGCTACGAGTAG
- a CDS encoding nuclear transport factor 2 family protein: MKTKFTRAAWFVLLAGLAALFATAQAQTADATSDKRAEEEVRRLNREEVEAFLHKDAKAMASLWSDDLVVTNPLNKFVTKQQVLGMMQSGMLVITNYDRHIEYLRVYGGTVIVAGSEDVTWGGRMPNAGKLEHLRFTGIWMRQQGRFQEVARHANIVPQP; encoded by the coding sequence ATGAAAACGAAGTTCACTCGCGCCGCATGGTTCGTCCTGCTGGCTGGCCTGGCCGCGCTATTTGCAACAGCTCAGGCGCAAACAGCAGACGCCACGAGTGATAAGCGCGCTGAAGAAGAGGTCCGGCGGCTGAACCGGGAAGAGGTCGAAGCATTCCTTCACAAGGACGCAAAAGCGATGGCGAGCCTGTGGTCTGACGATCTCGTCGTTACTAATCCGCTCAACAAGTTCGTCACCAAGCAGCAGGTGCTGGGAATGATGCAGTCCGGCATGCTGGTGATCACGAATTACGACCGGCACATCGAGTACCTGCGTGTGTATGGCGGCACCGTGATCGTGGCCGGCAGCGAAGACGTGACGTGGGGCGGAAGAATGCCGAATGCCGGCAAACTCGAACATCTGCGCTTCACGGGAATATGGATGAGGCAGCAGGGGCGGTTCCAGGAGGTCGCGCGTCACGCCAACATCGTGCCGCAACCATGA
- a CDS encoding MFS transporter, producing the protein MTDAKPWFLDLAPHERSTLVATFGGWALDGMDVMVYSFAIPSLIALWHISKGQAGILAAVTLIISAIGGWLAGLLADRYGRARVLQITIAWFALFTFLSGFTNSFWQLLITRGLQGLGFGGEWAVGSVLMGETIRAQHRGKAVGTVQGGWAIGWGVAAILYTVLFSALPATIAWRALFWIGVLPALLVFYIRRYVPEPEVFRRTRAQLAASGDRSRFLGIFSPSLLRITMLTSLMATGAQGGYYAVTTWLPTYLKTTRGLSVLNTGAYLLVVIAGSFLGYMISAWLTDRLGRRRTMIIFAVCSFVTVAAYTYLPIGNRVMLVLGFPLGFFASGSFGPMGAFLTELFPSRVRGSGQGFSYNFGRGVGALFPALVGYLSARISLGAAIAAFSLSAYLLMILAVLLLPETRGKELHAVD; encoded by the coding sequence ATGACGGACGCCAAGCCCTGGTTCCTCGATCTCGCTCCTCACGAGCGCTCTACGCTCGTCGCCACATTTGGCGGATGGGCGCTCGACGGCATGGACGTCATGGTTTACAGCTTCGCCATCCCCAGCCTGATCGCGCTGTGGCACATCAGCAAAGGCCAGGCTGGAATCCTCGCCGCCGTCACACTCATCATCTCCGCCATCGGAGGCTGGCTCGCCGGACTCCTGGCCGACCGCTACGGACGCGCGCGCGTGCTGCAAATCACCATCGCCTGGTTCGCCCTATTTACCTTTCTCAGCGGCTTCACCAATTCCTTTTGGCAACTGCTGATCACGCGCGGCCTGCAAGGACTGGGCTTCGGCGGCGAGTGGGCGGTCGGGTCGGTGCTGATGGGCGAAACCATTCGCGCTCAGCATCGCGGCAAGGCAGTCGGTACCGTGCAGGGTGGATGGGCGATTGGCTGGGGAGTCGCCGCCATCCTCTATACCGTGCTGTTCTCGGCGCTGCCGGCCACCATCGCATGGCGCGCCCTGTTCTGGATCGGCGTTCTGCCCGCGCTGCTGGTCTTCTACATCCGGCGCTACGTCCCTGAACCCGAGGTCTTCCGCCGTACCCGCGCGCAACTCGCCGCCTCCGGCGATCGCAGCCGCTTCCTGGGAATATTCTCTCCGTCTCTTCTGCGCATCACTATGCTGACCTCGCTCATGGCCACCGGCGCCCAGGGCGGCTACTATGCCGTCACCACCTGGCTTCCCACTTATCTGAAAACCACGCGCGGACTCTCCGTGCTCAACACCGGCGCCTACCTGCTGGTGGTGATCGCCGGCTCCTTCCTCGGCTACATGATCAGCGCCTGGCTCACCGACCGCCTCGGGCGACGCCGCACGATGATTATCTTTGCCGTATGCTCGTTCGTAACCGTCGCCGCGTACACCTATCTGCCGATCGGAAATCGCGTCATGCTGGTGCTGGGCTTTCCGCTGGGCTTCTTCGCCTCGGGCTCGTTCGGCCCCATGGGCGCATTTCTCACCGAGCTCTTTCCCAGCCGCGTGCGCGGTTCCGGCCAGGGGTTTTCCTACAATTTCGGCCGCGGCGTCGGCGCACTCTTCCCCGCCCTGGTCGGCTATCTCAGCGCACGCATCTCCCTTGGCGCCGCCATCGCCGCCTTTTCCCTCAGTGCTTACTTGCTGATGATCTTGGCCGTCCTGCTGCTGCCGGAAACGCGCGGAAAGGAACTGCACGCTGTCGACTGA